The uncultured Fretibacterium sp. genome has a window encoding:
- a CDS encoding AIR synthase related protein produces the protein MQRKDEKKILGKLPPELLLQGVLRYSGAERSDVVVGAGLGEDAAVIQWPDAPYLVAASDPVVGATAGAGRLLVHINANDVACKGADPAWLVVTLIIPSDDGAPMIERIMSEVHATCSELGISVVGGHTELTDRYDRPVIVGTMLGPSRRLLSAGCIEKGDLLLATGHAGLEGMSILAHDRPDLLSCLDASELDEVRSWQGDLSIVREARLLRDHARYMHDPTEGGLEGGLLEIRNACGFGIALDMDAIPISPLTRRAAKALGFDPLHLISSGMLVAVVPPDEAEKARARLGEEGISSSIIGHFMEPRGTCRTDMHEELWGILARERV, from the coding sequence ATGCAGAGGAAAGATGAGAAAAAAATACTGGGTAAATTGCCTCCCGAGCTGCTCCTGCAGGGGGTGCTCCGCTACTCCGGGGCGGAACGGTCCGATGTCGTGGTCGGGGCCGGGCTCGGGGAGGATGCGGCGGTGATTCAATGGCCGGACGCCCCTTACCTCGTGGCGGCCTCCGACCCCGTGGTGGGGGCGACCGCCGGGGCGGGGCGGCTTCTGGTCCACATCAACGCCAACGACGTCGCCTGCAAGGGCGCGGACCCCGCCTGGCTGGTCGTCACCCTGATTATTCCGTCCGACGACGGGGCGCCCATGATCGAGCGAATCATGAGCGAGGTTCACGCGACCTGCTCCGAGCTGGGCATCTCGGTCGTCGGCGGGCACACGGAGCTGACGGACCGCTACGACAGGCCGGTCATCGTGGGGACGATGCTTGGGCCCTCGCGCCGGCTCCTGAGCGCGGGCTGCATAGAGAAGGGCGACCTCCTGCTGGCGACCGGCCATGCCGGACTGGAGGGGATGTCCATCCTGGCCCACGACCGGCCCGACCTCCTGTCCTGCCTCGATGCCTCGGAGCTGGACGAGGTGCGTTCCTGGCAGGGCGATCTGTCGATCGTTCGCGAGGCCCGTCTGCTCCGGGACCATGCGCGTTACATGCACGACCCGACGGAGGGGGGCCTGGAGGGAGGACTCCTGGAGATACGGAACGCCTGCGGATTTGGTATCGCGCTCGATATGGACGCTATTCCCATCTCGCCGCTGACGCGCCGCGCGGCGAAGGCGCTCGGCTTCGATCCCCTGCACCTGATCTCCTCGGGGATGCTGGTCGCGGTCGTCCCACCCGATGAGGCGGAGAAGGCCCGGGCGCGTCTTGGGGAGGAAGGTATCTCTTCAAGTATTATAGGACATTTTATGGAGCCGCGGGGGACCTGCCGAACGGATATGCATGAGGAGCTCTGGGGTATATTGGCCCGGGAGCGAGTATAA
- a CDS encoding sodium ion-translocating decarboxylase subunit beta: MEVYVTALRDLVNNSGFSVLFSSMGTGNVVMLIVALVLLYLAIGRGFEPLLLVPIAFGCLLVNLPLSGIMSDAEGAVGFLRYVYFGAQHEIYPIIIFLGIGALTDFGPLLANPVTFLLGAAAQFGVFVAFIGANWVGPIAAQFGLDIGFNIKQAASIAIIGGADGPTSIYLTMKLGQQAILGAIAVAAYSYMSLVPLIQPPIIKLLTTKKDRAIRMGQLRPVSRREKILFPIICTIVTGLILPASVPLVGMLMFGNLLRECGATDRLSLAAQNEILNITTIFLGLAVGSTMEAQYFLQPRTLVIILLGLVAFIFSTVGGVVFGQIMKVLTNGRINPMIGSAGVSAVPMAARVVQRVSQSENPGNYLLMHAMGPNVAGVIGTAVAAGVMLTLLS, encoded by the coding sequence CCTGGTGAACAACTCGGGATTTTCCGTGTTGTTCTCGTCCATGGGGACCGGCAACGTGGTTATGTTGATCGTCGCCTTGGTCCTCCTTTACCTGGCCATCGGCAGGGGGTTCGAGCCTCTGCTGCTGGTACCCATCGCTTTCGGATGTCTTCTGGTCAACCTGCCCCTCTCCGGGATCATGTCCGATGCCGAGGGGGCCGTAGGCTTCCTGCGCTACGTCTACTTCGGCGCTCAGCACGAGATCTATCCCATCATCATCTTCCTGGGGATAGGGGCGCTGACGGACTTCGGGCCGCTCCTCGCCAATCCCGTGACCTTCCTCCTCGGCGCCGCCGCCCAGTTCGGGGTCTTCGTCGCCTTCATCGGCGCCAACTGGGTAGGGCCCATTGCAGCTCAATTTGGCCTGGACATCGGCTTCAACATCAAGCAGGCGGCCAGCATTGCGATCATCGGCGGGGCCGACGGCCCCACGAGCATCTATCTGACGATGAAGCTGGGGCAGCAGGCGATTCTTGGGGCCATCGCCGTGGCCGCTTACAGCTACATGTCCCTGGTGCCCCTCATCCAGCCTCCTATTATCAAGCTGCTGACCACGAAGAAGGACAGGGCCATCCGCATGGGGCAGCTCCGTCCCGTCAGCAGGCGTGAGAAGATCCTCTTCCCGATCATCTGCACCATCGTGACGGGGCTGATCCTTCCGGCCTCCGTCCCCCTGGTGGGCATGCTGATGTTCGGCAACCTGCTGCGGGAGTGCGGGGCGACCGACCGCCTGAGCCTGGCGGCCCAGAACGAGATCCTGAACATCACTACGATTTTCCTCGGGCTCGCCGTCGGGTCGACGATGGAGGCCCAGTACTTCCTCCAGCCGCGCACGCTGGTCATCATCCTCCTGGGGCTCGTGGCGTTCATCTTCAGCACCGTCGGCGGCGTGGTCTTCGGCCAGATTATGAAGGTACTCACGAATGGCCGCATCAACCCGATGATCGGCTCGGCCGGGGTGTCCGCCGTGCCGATGGCGGCCCGTGTGGTCCAGCGTGTCTCGCAGTCCGAGAACCCGGGCAATTATCTCCTGATGCACGCCATGGGCCCCAACGTCGCCGGGGTCATCGGCACGGCCGTCGCGGCGGGGGTCATGCTGACGCTTCTGTCCTGA